Within candidate division TA06 bacterium, the genomic segment ATCTCCACAAAAATCAATTCATCTTCTGGTGGGGAACTTGGATCAGATACGAGCAAATGCGGGACAATCTCGACCCTGACGATGATGGAGTGCCATTTGGCATAGAGCTCCAGGAAGGCCTCGACCCGTGGTTCTTCTGTAGCCATCCCTGTGCATGTTGTGGTGGGTGCCTTCCTCCTAGTCCACAATGCCCTGGGGATGATCCCAGCATCGTGGACGATTGGGAGTACCTCGTCTATAGAGAACATGAGAACTGGATGTTCCATCGTTGGGACTATTCGGACTGGGCGAATCCTGGTAAGCAAACAGTGCCCAATTTCTAGAATACTCTCACAAAGGAGGTCAAGAATGAGGAAGTGTGTGATTCTTGGAATGGGGCTCATCGTATGCCTAACCTCAGCTTTCGCATCCAACGGGCTGATGGAAGAATATACTCACAATTATCTGGCCTTGAGGGAGGCCGATGTTGATTCCATCATCAAATTGCTTGAGAGCCCGGATTCAACGGTAAGATGTGAATCTGTGACCCTTATTGCAGTGGCGTTTTACAAGGGCTTTCCATCTGCACAAAGAGCGGTTCCTATTCTGATAGATCTTCTTAATAGTGACGACCGTATTTCTGTGCGTGAAAATGCTGCAGGCGCTTTATCCAGGTCAGGCGACAAGAGTGGGATTGAGTCACTATCAGACTTGTTGAAGGATGAGAGCCTGCCCCCGCGCCTGTTGGCGTCAGTGCTACGAGGCCTGCGGATCGCTGGCGTCCGAACCACCCAGGTTATCAGGATTGCTTCGGAGAATCTCCGTTCATCTCATCCAGGACTGAGGAACGAATCGCTGATGATTTTGGCAGGATCACAAGACAAGGGAGACATGAAAAAACTACTGCAAGAATACGTGTATTTTCACGAGGATCCCGACACTCTGCTGAAGGCGATTCGGTCATATGGTCTGACGCCACTATACAGAAACCGCTACGATGAGTTGTCATATTTATTGTCCGCTAACCTCGTTATCATAGCCCGTCAAGCGCCTGAGATTCTCGAACCACTGCTTAGCCATTCCAACCCTAGGTTCAAATTGGATGCGGCTAGAGCTTTTGGATCTGAACGAGATCAAAGGGCAATTCCTGTTCTTCTAGATATTCTGAAAAGTGGGAAAGACTGGGCCCACAGATCAAGAGCCGCCGAAATTCTCGGTTTTTACCGAAAACGACATCTCGGAACAAGCGAAGAGGCTGTGATATTTACGCTGAAGGAGGCTCTGAACGACGAACACCTTGAACAAGGTCATGGGGGGACGTATAGACCTGTGGTTTGTCAAGCATATCAAACGCTGCTAATGCTCGGAGTGCACACTGAGAAGCCAGAAGACTTGAAATATGTGCCAAGGTCATTACCGTAGTGCTGACGCTTCACGCGATGACCCGCTTGGAAGTGCAGGTGTCATGTTATCTCAAGCCAATTGAGTCCAAGTTAATCCACCGCAAGGAGGGTTGGAATGTTTCCGAGAATAATTCTGACGTGCATGCTTTTGCTATGTCTTGGAGGGGTGGGGCATGGCGGAACTAGCGCCCCATACTCCACGGATAGCGAATTGAGGGTTACTATTCGCAACTCCGCACCAACCAATATGTATGGCGTAGTAGCTACTGTTGGCGAGGCTCCAGACTGGGTAATGTTCGAGGCCAAGGTTGACACTGTTGCCGACAGCCTTCTCCCAGGAGAGGCAAGGGATGCTGTCTTCAACTTCTCCACCGAGGTCGGCGAGTCAGGTGCATTTGAGATTGAAGTAGAAGTCTCAACCGGCGAAGGCATCTGGATCGAACGCTTTCATGTTCCCGCAAGTTCCAGTGAATTGCCGGAAGCCCCTAGGTCTACTGCTCTATTAGAACCGGAGCCCAACCCGTTTTTCGCCTCGACTTCAATTCGCTTCAATCTGGCAAAAGATGGAGAGGTAGACCTCACAGTCTATGATATCTCGGGGAGGGTAGTAAACAGGCTGGTCTCAGGAGTCCAATCTGTCGGCTTGTATGCGTTGAGCTGGGATGGTCAAGACTCAGATGGGAATAAGGTTGCAAGCGGCTCATACTTCTTGAAGCTGAGCGTTGG encodes:
- a CDS encoding HEAT repeat domain-containing protein is translated as MIPASWTIGSTSSIENMRTGCSIVGTIRTGRILVSKQCPISRILSQRRSRMRKCVILGMGLIVCLTSAFASNGLMEEYTHNYLALREADVDSIIKLLESPDSTVRCESVTLIAVAFYKGFPSAQRAVPILIDLLNSDDRISVRENAAGALSRSGDKSGIESLSDLLKDESLPPRLLASVLRGLRIAGVRTTQVIRIASENLRSSHPGLRNESLMILAGSQDKGDMKKLLQEYVYFHEDPDTLLKAIRSYGLTPLYRNRYDELSYLLSANLVIIARQAPEILEPLLSHSNPRFKLDAARAFGSERDQRAIPVLLDILKSGKDWAHRSRAAEILGFYRKRHLGTSEEAVIFTLKEALNDEHLEQGHGGTYRPVVCQAYQTLLMLGVHTEKPEDLKYVPRSLP
- a CDS encoding T9SS type A sorting domain-containing protein: MFPRIILTCMLLLCLGGVGHGGTSAPYSTDSELRVTIRNSAPTNMYGVVATVGEAPDWVMFEAKVDTVADSLLPGEARDAVFNFSTEVGESGAFEIEVEVSTGEGIWIERFHVPASSSELPEAPRSTALLEPEPNPFFASTSIRFNLAKDGEVDLTVYDISGRVVNRLVSGVQSVGLYALSWDGQDSDGNKVASGSYFLKLSVGDYSETRKLVLAR